A stretch of Cucumis sativus cultivar 9930 chromosome 2, Cucumber_9930_V3, whole genome shotgun sequence DNA encodes these proteins:
- the LOC101202772 gene encoding growth-regulating factor 1 isoform X1, with protein MDFGVVGLDGGVVVVGSSDTSGFSSLAAAAASSDAETTKQKWYESVSGFIHKQERSASVAAPQEQDDDDGVGGGGGGGGDEDLRTSKLLKTSDHLSSSTSSSTKGFLFPHRHSASLLRSTNSSPFFLSDSNQNHHHQMLCFSSPKTESFPLDKTSSLSAVSPNLYHSSAPRNAGCNYGGLNGGSMHGSSFIGVRAPFTPSQWMELEQQALIYKYITANVPVPSYLLIPIRKAFESAGFSAFSGGFLRPGTVGWGSFNMGFSNSSDPEPGRCRRTDGKKWRCSRDAVADQKYCERHMNRGRHRSRKPVEGQAGHSHSVAGASNITTATAATKLISSSASTAAVPCNGSPNSLSFANQHFKNLQRPGSHPPPSSAAAQINRMLITNKENGGIGLLDSTTTSGLSVLSPSIDIKHSKQLPFAIQKQQNPFEESPRGTEFGLVPSDFLLGSSQKSSSLMNYRGFNPSEGIASTQESAESHHSLRQFFNNWPKNQPDSSSVSWSNSNLDPQSDRTQLSISIPMATSDFRSSTSSPANDKLTLSPLKSAQELDPIQMGLGVGNVMDEPNNRQANWIPISWESSMGGPLGEVLNSTNNNGGESKSSSMLNLMTEGWDNSPSLGSSPTGVLQKTAFGSFSNSSTGSSPRTENHKTNEGGGGGSSQCSDRFVNSSSSLPSV; from the exons atggATTTTGGAGTTGTGGGTTTAGATGGgggggtggtggtggtgggtTCATCAGACACATCaggtttttcttctcttgctgctgctgctgcttcTTCAGATGCTGAAACAACCAAGCAGAAATGGTACGAATCTGTTTCTGGATTTATACATAAACAGGAGCGATCTGCCAGTGTTGCTGCACCTCAAGaacaagatgatgatgatggtgtaggtggtggtggtggtggaggtgGTGATGAAGATTTGAGAACCTCTAAACTTCTTAAAACTTCTGACCATTTGTCgtcttctacttcttcttccactaaagggtttctttttcctcatAGACATTCTGCTTCTTTGCTCAGATCTACTAATTCTTCCCCTTTCTTCCTATCTGATTCTAATCAGAATCATCATCACCAAATGCTCTGTTTTTCATCTCCCAAAACAGAGTCTTTTCCTCTTGATAAGACCTCATCTCTTTCCGCTGTTTCCCCTAATCTCTACCATTCCTCTGCCCCTAGAAATGCAG GCTGCAATTATGGAGGTTTGAATGGTGGAAGCATGCACGGTAGTTCTTTTATTGGTGTTAGAGCTCCTTTCACTCCATCACAATGGATGGAGCTTGAACAACAGGCTTTGATCTACAAATACATTACTGCTAATGTCCCTGTTCCGTCTTATTTGCTTATTCCCATCAGAAAAGCCTTTGAATCTGCTGGCTTTTCGGCCTTTTCCGGTGGATTTCTCCGACCTGGTACCG tGGGATGGGGATCTTTCAATATGGGGTTTTCGAATAGCAGTGATCCTGAACCTGGAAGGTGCCGTCGGACAGACGGGAAGAAATGGCGGTGCTCAAGAGACGCAGTTGCCGATCAGAAATACTGTGAACGGCATATGAACAGAGGCCGTCATCGTTCAAGAAAGCCTGTGGAAGGCCAAGCCGGCCACTCCCACTCCGTTGCCGGAGCTTCCAATATTACCACCGCCACCGCCGCTACTAAGCTGATTTCTTCTTCAGCTTCTACGGCGGCGGTGCCCTGCAACGGCTCCCCCAACAGCCTCTCCTTCGCTAATCAACACTTCAAAAACCTCCAACGCCCCGGATCTCATCCGCCTCCTTCCTCCGCCGCCGCTCAAATCAACAG AATGTTAATAACGAACAAAGAGAATGGTGGCATTGGGTTGCTCGATTCAACAACCACATCTGGTCTTTCTGTGCTGTCTCCTTCCATTGACATTAAACATTCCAAGCAGCTTCCATTTGCAATTCAGAAACAGCAAAACCCTTTTGAAGAATCTCCTAGAGGAACTGAATTTGGGCTTGTCCCTTCTGATTTCCTCCTTGGCTCCTCTCAAAAGTCCTCTTCTTTGATGAATTATCGAGGTTTCAATCCTTCAGAGGGCATTGCTAGTACTCAAGAATCAGCTGAATCCCATCATTCACTTCGCCAGTTCTTCAACAATTGGCCCAAGAACCAACCCGATAGCTCTTCGGTTTCGTGGTCCAACTCAAATCTTGATCCTCAGTCCGACAGGACTCAGTTATCCATATCGATCCCAATGGCTACGTCGGATTTCAGATCCTCAACTTCATCCCCGGCCAATGACAAACTCACTCTTTCGCCATTGAAGTCCGCCCAAGAGCTGGACCCTATTCAAATGGGATTGGGTGTTGGGAATGTGATGgatgaaccaaataacaggCAAGCGAATTGGATTCCCATCTCGTGGGAGAGCTCCATGGGCGGTCCGCTGGGAGAGGTTCTAAATAGTACAAACAACAATGGTGGGGAATCAAAAAGCTCGTCAATGCTCAACCTGATGACCGAAGGATGGGACAACAGTCCGTCACTAGGCTCATCACCTACTGGGGTACTGCAAAAGACTGCATTTGGTTCTTTCTCAAACAGCAGCACAGGAAGCAGCCCAAGAACAGAGAACCACAAGACTAatgaaggaggaggaggaggcaGTAGCCAATGCAGCGATCGTTTTGTgaattcttcttcatctttgcCTAGTGTTTGA
- the LOC101202772 gene encoding growth-regulating factor 1 isoform X2, giving the protein MDFGVVGLDGGVVVVGSSDTSGFSSLAAAAASSDAETTKQKWYESVSGFIHKQERSASVAAPQEQDDDDGVGGGGGGGGDEDLRTSKLLKTSDHLSSSTSSSTKGFLFPHRHSASLLRSTNSSPFFLSDSNQNHHHQMLCFSSPKTESFPLDKTSSLSAVSPNLYHSSAPRNAGCNYGGLNGGSMHGSSFIGVRAPFTPSQWMELEQQALIYKYITANVPVPSYLLIPIRKAFESAGFSAFSGGFLRPVGWGSFNMGFSNSSDPEPGRCRRTDGKKWRCSRDAVADQKYCERHMNRGRHRSRKPVEGQAGHSHSVAGASNITTATAATKLISSSASTAAVPCNGSPNSLSFANQHFKNLQRPGSHPPPSSAAAQINRMLITNKENGGIGLLDSTTTSGLSVLSPSIDIKHSKQLPFAIQKQQNPFEESPRGTEFGLVPSDFLLGSSQKSSSLMNYRGFNPSEGIASTQESAESHHSLRQFFNNWPKNQPDSSSVSWSNSNLDPQSDRTQLSISIPMATSDFRSSTSSPANDKLTLSPLKSAQELDPIQMGLGVGNVMDEPNNRQANWIPISWESSMGGPLGEVLNSTNNNGGESKSSSMLNLMTEGWDNSPSLGSSPTGVLQKTAFGSFSNSSTGSSPRTENHKTNEGGGGGSSQCSDRFVNSSSSLPSV; this is encoded by the exons atggATTTTGGAGTTGTGGGTTTAGATGGgggggtggtggtggtgggtTCATCAGACACATCaggtttttcttctcttgctgctgctgctgcttcTTCAGATGCTGAAACAACCAAGCAGAAATGGTACGAATCTGTTTCTGGATTTATACATAAACAGGAGCGATCTGCCAGTGTTGCTGCACCTCAAGaacaagatgatgatgatggtgtaggtggtggtggtggtggaggtgGTGATGAAGATTTGAGAACCTCTAAACTTCTTAAAACTTCTGACCATTTGTCgtcttctacttcttcttccactaaagggtttctttttcctcatAGACATTCTGCTTCTTTGCTCAGATCTACTAATTCTTCCCCTTTCTTCCTATCTGATTCTAATCAGAATCATCATCACCAAATGCTCTGTTTTTCATCTCCCAAAACAGAGTCTTTTCCTCTTGATAAGACCTCATCTCTTTCCGCTGTTTCCCCTAATCTCTACCATTCCTCTGCCCCTAGAAATGCAG GCTGCAATTATGGAGGTTTGAATGGTGGAAGCATGCACGGTAGTTCTTTTATTGGTGTTAGAGCTCCTTTCACTCCATCACAATGGATGGAGCTTGAACAACAGGCTTTGATCTACAAATACATTACTGCTAATGTCCCTGTTCCGTCTTATTTGCTTATTCCCATCAGAAAAGCCTTTGAATCTGCTGGCTTTTCGGCCTTTTCCGGTGGATTTCTCCGACCTG tGGGATGGGGATCTTTCAATATGGGGTTTTCGAATAGCAGTGATCCTGAACCTGGAAGGTGCCGTCGGACAGACGGGAAGAAATGGCGGTGCTCAAGAGACGCAGTTGCCGATCAGAAATACTGTGAACGGCATATGAACAGAGGCCGTCATCGTTCAAGAAAGCCTGTGGAAGGCCAAGCCGGCCACTCCCACTCCGTTGCCGGAGCTTCCAATATTACCACCGCCACCGCCGCTACTAAGCTGATTTCTTCTTCAGCTTCTACGGCGGCGGTGCCCTGCAACGGCTCCCCCAACAGCCTCTCCTTCGCTAATCAACACTTCAAAAACCTCCAACGCCCCGGATCTCATCCGCCTCCTTCCTCCGCCGCCGCTCAAATCAACAG AATGTTAATAACGAACAAAGAGAATGGTGGCATTGGGTTGCTCGATTCAACAACCACATCTGGTCTTTCTGTGCTGTCTCCTTCCATTGACATTAAACATTCCAAGCAGCTTCCATTTGCAATTCAGAAACAGCAAAACCCTTTTGAAGAATCTCCTAGAGGAACTGAATTTGGGCTTGTCCCTTCTGATTTCCTCCTTGGCTCCTCTCAAAAGTCCTCTTCTTTGATGAATTATCGAGGTTTCAATCCTTCAGAGGGCATTGCTAGTACTCAAGAATCAGCTGAATCCCATCATTCACTTCGCCAGTTCTTCAACAATTGGCCCAAGAACCAACCCGATAGCTCTTCGGTTTCGTGGTCCAACTCAAATCTTGATCCTCAGTCCGACAGGACTCAGTTATCCATATCGATCCCAATGGCTACGTCGGATTTCAGATCCTCAACTTCATCCCCGGCCAATGACAAACTCACTCTTTCGCCATTGAAGTCCGCCCAAGAGCTGGACCCTATTCAAATGGGATTGGGTGTTGGGAATGTGATGgatgaaccaaataacaggCAAGCGAATTGGATTCCCATCTCGTGGGAGAGCTCCATGGGCGGTCCGCTGGGAGAGGTTCTAAATAGTACAAACAACAATGGTGGGGAATCAAAAAGCTCGTCAATGCTCAACCTGATGACCGAAGGATGGGACAACAGTCCGTCACTAGGCTCATCACCTACTGGGGTACTGCAAAAGACTGCATTTGGTTCTTTCTCAAACAGCAGCACAGGAAGCAGCCCAAGAACAGAGAACCACAAGACTAatgaaggaggaggaggaggcaGTAGCCAATGCAGCGATCGTTTTGTgaattcttcttcatctttgcCTAGTGTTTGA